A single window of Oncorhynchus clarkii lewisi isolate Uvic-CL-2024 chromosome 10, UVic_Ocla_1.0, whole genome shotgun sequence DNA harbors:
- the LOC139419696 gene encoding T-cell surface glycoprotein CD5-like, which translates to MDGRLVLTILVLCVKNVVTFENTTSTSQPLTPSDSTPATPAPTTSCVCNISTSCSPPTKPESPPPALAVVKIKWQAKSCKGDIHLCLLLGGDTCLSTHSLPLCFNSWANLSLELAESCERKGCGGSAKWTKTPASSEGYQIDRDGRVTNNSCTTLRIQCEVVPDQLVGYKVVTGLLCFLVLVVLMVRFGQPSLKALRKRLSDKRQSRWIGPTQSQSVSYHRGKAGLQLNDNTDKRHSYPGLERLTVNTSREPSSNRNSDYDSYNL; encoded by the exons ATGGATGGAAGGCTAGTTCTTACCATCCTGGTCCTGTGTGTCAAGAATGTTG taACCTTTGAAAACACGACATCCACCTCCCAACCTCTCACACCATCCGACTCCACTCCTGCTACCCCCGCTCCCACCACTTCCTGTGTGTGTAATATCTCCACTTCCTGTTCCCCTCCGACCAAGCCCGAGTCTCCGCCACCTGCGCTGGCCGTTGTCAAGATCAAATGGCAAGCAAAGTCCTGTAAGGGGGACATACACCTGTGTCTCCTCTTGGGTGGAGACACCTGTCTCTCCACCCATTCCTTACCACTCTGCTTTAACAGTTGGGCCAATCTTAGCCTTGAACTGGCAGAATCGTGTGAGAGGAAGGGCTGCGGGGGCTCCGCAAAGTGGACTAAGACCCCTGCTAGCTCTGAGGGTTACCAGATCGATAGGGATGGAAGGGTTACCAATAACTCCTGTACAACACTGAGGATCCAATGCGAAG tcGTCCCAGATCAGTTAGTAGGCTATAAGGTGGTGACTGGACTGCTGTGTTTTCTGGTGCTGGTGGTGCTGATGGTGCGTTTCGGGCAGCCCTCCCTCAAGGCCCTCCGTAAGAGAT TGTCAGACAAGAGACAGAGTCGGTGGATCGGACCTACGCAGAGCCAAAGTG TCTCCTACCATAGAGGGAAGGCTGGACTCCAACTTAACGACAACACAGACAAGAGACACTCCTACCCTG GATTGGAGAGGCTGACGGTGAACACTAGCCGAGAGCCGTCGTCTAACAGAAACAGTGATTATGACTCTTATAACttgtga